The Mucilaginibacter yixingensis genome window below encodes:
- a CDS encoding tagaturonate reductase — protein sequence MILSKNNLNKINSPGTVVPDEQLLTLPEKVLQFGTGVLLRGLPDYYIDKANRQGVFNGRVVVVKSTDTGSADDFDTQDGLYTLYIKGIEDGQAVDEQIVCSSISRVVSAAKNWQSILDLAKSEDLKVVISNTTEVGIQLVEEDINQQPPASFPGKLLAVLYTRYKAFNGNADSGLVIVPTELIVDNGKKLKQICVDLANFNQLEPEFIEWLTNANSFCSSLVDRIVPGKPSADQYQAMETECGYKDGLRIISEPYSLWAIEGDEKVASVLSFGQADKGVVVTPDIEKFRELKLRLLNATHTLSCGVAFLSGFKTVKLAMDSDAFTSFITQIMRGEIAPAIPYGVTTAETDEFTYKVLDRFRNPNIEHMWISISAQYSSKIKMRVLPLLLNHYKQADSVPQLIAFGFAAFIRFMKVTKTEDGKFVGNVDGVEYVVTDSQAEYFYNAWTKGDTRQVVETVLQDKALWDADLTALNGFADAVTAQLDAIEKGGALNVLENLESKSLVK from the coding sequence ATGATCCTATCTAAAAATAACTTAAACAAAATCAATTCGCCGGGTACTGTGGTGCCAGATGAGCAGTTGTTGACTTTACCTGAAAAGGTATTGCAGTTTGGTACCGGTGTGTTGTTGCGCGGCCTGCCTGATTATTATATTGACAAAGCTAACCGCCAGGGCGTTTTTAACGGCAGGGTAGTGGTAGTTAAGTCGACAGATACGGGTAGTGCTGATGATTTTGATACACAGGATGGTCTTTATACCTTATATATTAAAGGGATTGAAGACGGCCAGGCGGTTGATGAGCAGATTGTATGTTCATCTATCAGTCGTGTGGTTTCTGCTGCAAAAAACTGGCAGTCTATCCTTGATCTGGCTAAAAGTGAAGATCTGAAAGTAGTGATCTCTAACACTACCGAAGTTGGTATCCAACTGGTAGAAGAAGATATCAACCAGCAGCCGCCTGCATCATTCCCAGGCAAATTGCTGGCTGTATTATATACCCGTTACAAAGCTTTCAACGGCAATGCAGATAGCGGCCTGGTAATTGTACCAACCGAACTGATTGTAGATAACGGCAAGAAATTAAAACAGATCTGTGTTGATCTGGCAAATTTCAATCAACTGGAGCCTGAGTTTATTGAATGGTTAACTAACGCTAACAGCTTCTGCAGCTCATTGGTAGATCGTATTGTACCGGGTAAACCGAGTGCAGATCAGTACCAGGCAATGGAAACTGAGTGTGGTTACAAAGATGGCCTGCGCATTATTTCTGAGCCTTACAGCTTGTGGGCTATTGAAGGTGATGAGAAGGTAGCTTCTGTGTTATCATTTGGTCAGGCTGATAAAGGTGTGGTTGTTACTCCGGATATCGAAAAATTCCGTGAGCTGAAACTGCGTTTGCTGAACGCAACCCACACACTTAGCTGTGGTGTAGCTTTCCTTTCTGGCTTTAAAACGGTAAAACTGGCAATGGATAGCGACGCTTTCACCAGCTTCATCACCCAGATTATGCGCGGTGAGATTGCTCCGGCAATTCCATACGGTGTAACCACTGCCGAAACTGATGAGTTTACTTACAAAGTACTTGATCGTTTCCGTAACCCGAACATCGAACACATGTGGATCAGCATATCGGCACAGTACTCTTCTAAAATAAAGATGCGTGTGTTACCTTTGCTGTTAAACCACTACAAACAAGCTGACAGCGTTCCTCAACTGATTGCCTTTGGTTTTGCAGCCTTTATTCGTTTTATGAAGGTTACTAAAACTGAGGATGGTAAATTTGTAGGTAATGTTGACGGTGTTGAATATGTAGTGACCGATAGCCAGGCCGAGTATTTTTACAACGCGTGGACAAAAGGCGATACTCGCCAGGTGGTTGAAACCGTTTTACAGGATAAAGCATTGTGGGATGCCGATCTGACCGCCCTGAACGGTTTTGCTGATGCTGTTACCGCTCAACTGGATGCCATTGAGAAAGGTGGCGCCCTGAATGTTTTAGAAAATTTGGAATCAAAAAGCTTGGTTAAATAA
- a CDS encoding pectinesterase family protein, producing MKKLVAIVLTLFVVALQCATAQTIVVDQSGKGNFKTITEALKSLPDSSKTDRTILIKKGVYHEKVFVTQSHVILKGEDAKNTVITQAIARDIFHWETGNNDDWGVATINLRGSDITLRNLTIINSYGFDHKTDTTFNCTTNGQTSQHVVHPIGHQMTLRSFDGATRLKVIDCQILGRGNDTVSPWNGDNGMFYFKNCVMEGAVDMYCPKGWAYAEGCKFVCHSMNAGIWHNGAGNQSQKSVLVNCTFVGDDGFKLGRYHVDSQFYLINCNFAKNMADAAIYKAPSGPGAKYGQRTYYYNCHHDGGDFAWLKNNLNEASGAPQAKQITAEWAMDGKWNPSAK from the coding sequence ATGAAAAAGCTAGTCGCAATCGTATTGACATTGTTTGTAGTTGCACTGCAATGCGCTACTGCACAAACAATTGTGGTTGATCAATCTGGTAAGGGTAATTTTAAAACCATTACCGAGGCGCTTAAAAGTCTGCCCGATTCATCAAAGACGGACAGAACCATCCTGATTAAAAAAGGTGTCTATCATGAGAAGGTTTTCGTTACGCAGAGCCACGTTATTTTAAAGGGAGAGGATGCAAAGAATACAGTAATCACCCAGGCCATTGCCCGCGATATCTTTCATTGGGAAACTGGTAATAATGACGATTGGGGTGTAGCGACCATTAACCTGCGTGGCAGCGATATTACTTTAAGAAACCTGACCATCATCAACAGTTACGGGTTTGACCATAAAACCGATACCACTTTTAACTGCACCACAAACGGACAAACAAGCCAGCACGTGGTACACCCAATTGGCCACCAGATGACGTTGCGCTCGTTTGACGGCGCTACGCGATTGAAAGTGATTGATTGCCAGATTTTGGGCCGCGGTAATGATACGGTTAGTCCGTGGAATGGCGACAATGGCATGTTCTACTTTAAGAACTGTGTGATGGAAGGCGCGGTAGATATGTATTGCCCTAAAGGATGGGCTTACGCTGAAGGCTGCAAGTTTGTATGCCATAGCATGAATGCCGGTATCTGGCATAACGGCGCCGGTAACCAGTCGCAAAAAAGCGTGCTGGTTAATTGTACTTTTGTGGGCGATGATGGTTTTAAATTGGGCCGATACCATGTAGATTCTCAATTTTACCTAATCAATTGTAACTTTGCAAAAAACATGGCCGACGCGGCTATTTACAAAGCGCCAAGCGGACCCGGGGCAAAATATGGTCAGCGTACCTATTATTACAATTGCCACCATGATGGCGGCGATTTTGCCTGGTTGAAAAACAATTTGAATGAAGCATCAGGCGCTCCACAGGCTAAGCAGATTACAGCCGAATGGGCCATGGACGGAAAGTGGAATCCTTCAGCAAAATAA
- a CDS encoding glycoside hydrolase family 105 protein has protein sequence MRKTLLSSLFALAVIGTASAQEKPWSQRMAATAMKIWPDTASNMRWTYERAVVLNGMESVWRNTGDGEYFRYIQHSVDKFVAADGTIGSGYKADVYTLDNLLPGRSVLLMYKVLGGEKYYKAANLLRQQVKEQPRTASGGFWHKKTYPDQMWLDGLYMGDTFYSRYASAMDETADFDDIAKQFILMEAKARDPKTGLIYHGWDESRKQKWADPKTGLSPNFWGRAMGWYGIALVDALDDFPKDHPKRAELIAILNRFAAAVTKYQDPKSGTWWQVMDKAGQEGNYHESSASCMFVYALAKGVREGYLPASYKAVAEKGFNGITKEFIKTDADGQVNLTGTVSVGGLGGNPYRDGSYKYYLSEKVVTNDQKGVGSFILAAVEMERLANIGAAKGKNVVLDSYFNDEHMTDKLTGKNVSFHYKWEEEDNNGFSTFAHIFHNYGFKTSTLYTEPTAANLKNASVYVIADPDIPKENPKVKYIEENHVKAISEWVKAGGTLLVFNNDTGNAEFAHLNKLMGKFGMTFNLDSRNHVVTPHFETGAINIPAGNAIFKTAKKVYIKEISTFKVVAPAQSELTDKGDVIIAVAKYGKGTVFAVGDPWFYNEYTDGRKLPADYDNYKAAEDLVKWVTKQLPAAK, from the coding sequence ATGAGAAAGACATTACTGTCAAGCCTTTTCGCGTTGGCCGTTATCGGCACAGCATCGGCACAGGAGAAACCCTGGTCGCAGCGTATGGCTGCCACTGCCATGAAAATTTGGCCAGACACCGCATCTAACATGCGCTGGACCTATGAGCGTGCTGTTGTTCTAAACGGTATGGAAAGCGTATGGCGCAACACCGGCGATGGCGAATACTTCCGTTACATTCAACACAGCGTAGATAAATTTGTAGCTGCCGATGGTACCATTGGTTCAGGCTACAAAGCCGATGTTTATACCCTGGATAACCTGTTACCTGGCCGAAGCGTATTGCTGATGTATAAAGTGCTGGGTGGCGAGAAGTATTATAAAGCAGCAAATCTGCTGCGTCAGCAGGTGAAAGAGCAACCACGCACAGCGTCGGGTGGTTTCTGGCATAAAAAAACTTATCCAGACCAAATGTGGCTGGATGGCCTTTATATGGGCGATACCTTCTACTCGCGCTATGCATCTGCCATGGATGAAACGGCTGACTTTGATGATATTGCAAAGCAGTTTATCCTGATGGAAGCCAAAGCACGCGACCCTAAAACCGGCCTGATTTATCACGGTTGGGATGAGAGCCGCAAGCAAAAATGGGCCGACCCTAAAACTGGTTTGTCGCCAAATTTCTGGGGTAGAGCTATGGGCTGGTACGGCATAGCATTAGTTGATGCGTTGGACGATTTCCCTAAAGATCATCCAAAACGTGCAGAGCTAATAGCAATTTTAAATCGTTTTGCTGCTGCCGTAACCAAATATCAGGATCCAAAATCAGGCACCTGGTGGCAAGTAATGGATAAAGCCGGTCAGGAAGGCAACTACCACGAGTCGTCAGCCTCTTGTATGTTTGTTTATGCACTGGCCAAAGGTGTGCGCGAAGGCTACCTGCCTGCAAGCTATAAAGCTGTTGCCGAAAAAGGTTTTAACGGTATTACCAAAGAGTTTATTAAAACTGATGCCGATGGACAGGTTAACCTGACCGGTACGGTAAGTGTTGGTGGCTTGGGTGGTAACCCATATCGTGATGGTAGCTACAAATACTACCTGAGTGAGAAAGTTGTAACCAATGATCAGAAAGGTGTTGGTTCATTTATTTTGGCAGCGGTAGAGATGGAGCGTCTGGCAAACATCGGCGCAGCCAAAGGTAAAAATGTAGTGCTTGACAGTTATTTTAACGATGAGCACATGACCGATAAGCTGACCGGTAAAAACGTTTCTTTCCACTACAAATGGGAGGAAGAGGATAACAACGGCTTCTCAACCTTTGCGCACATCTTCCATAACTACGGTTTCAAAACCAGCACTTTATACACAGAGCCGACTGCTGCTAATCTGAAAAATGCATCTGTTTATGTAATTGCAGATCCGGATATCCCTAAAGAAAATCCAAAAGTTAAATACATTGAGGAAAACCACGTTAAAGCAATCAGCGAGTGGGTTAAGGCGGGCGGTACTTTATTGGTATTCAATAACGATACTGGTAATGCTGAGTTTGCACACCTCAATAAGCTGATGGGCAAATTTGGTATGACCTTTAACCTGGATAGCCGTAACCACGTGGTAACGCCGCATTTTGAAACCGGCGCAATTAACATCCCGGCTGGTAACGCTATCTTCAAAACCGCTAAAAAGGTTTACATCAAAGAAATCAGCACTTTCAAAGTGGTTGCACCTGCACAGTCTGAATTGACCGACAAAGGCGATGTGATCATCGCGGTAGCAAAATATGGTAAAGGCACTGTGTTTGCCGTGGGCGATCCTTGGTTCTACAATGAGTATACAGACGGCCGTAAACTGCCTGCTGATTATGATAACTACAAAGCCGCAGAAGATTTGGTGAAATGGGTTACTAAACAATTACCAGCAGCCAAATAA